In a single window of the Raphanus sativus cultivar WK10039 chromosome 9, ASM80110v3, whole genome shotgun sequence genome:
- the LOC108826639 gene encoding uncharacterized protein LOC108826639 isoform X1, with the protein MTRPTCSSQHHQSSPRSMIPPRKSVSNFHRRRGKSVLSMLAQREISPKAKFVQRKRWSKIRSFAMKQTGQSLLSWVEAESLQHLSAKNCPFELSPKSTIAASFSSDGKTLASTHLFSCSGDHTVKIIDFQTGNCLKVLSGHLRTPWVVRFHPLNSEIVASGSLDQNVRLWNVTTSECIKSHDFDKPIASMAFHAEGDLLAVASGHKLHMWYYNRSGEVSTPVVVLKTRRSLRAVHFHPHGAPLFMTAEVSEIDPLDSSMSLATSVGCLRYPPPAIFFTSPESDRASWELPFIQGWLMGQGHGVSSAPNRGSSSASRSSRPSLEAGVALTELPCTVKLRVWRHDIGDPFALMKSDTCLLTLPHVVLCSEMGAHFSPCGRYLAACVACVVPHAEIDPGLQTLAQQDSGLATSPTQHPVTAHQVIYELRVYSLQKESFGSVIVSRQIRAAHCLTSIQFSPTSEHILLAYGRHHGSLLNSIVSDGEATLHFFTVLEIYRVSDMELVRVLPSSEDEVNVACFHPSPGGGLVYGTKEGSLRIFQYNTGATSNFTGPNTFPEENVSEVA; encoded by the exons ATGACTCGACCCACCTGCTCCTCCCAACATCATCAATCTTCTCCCCGCTCCATGATCCCTCCCCGCAAATCCGTCTCGAATTTCCACCGCCGCAG GGGGAAGAGCGTTTTGAGCATGCTAGCACAGAGGGAGATTTCACCTAAAGCCAAGTTTGTGCAGAGGAAACGTTGGAGTAAAATTAGATCCTTTGCTATGAAACAGACAGGACAAAGTCTTCTTTCATG GGTTGAGGCAGAGTCATTGCAGCATTTATCTGCCAAGAATTGCCCTTTTGAACTTTCTCCAAAATCAACTATTGCAGCCTCTTTTAGCTCTGATGGCAAAACTCTTGCTTCTACCCA tttattttcttgtagtggtgaTCATACTGTAAAGATTATTGACTTCCAAACTGGAAACTGCTTAAAAGTTTTGAGCGGCCATCTCAGGACTCCTTGGGTG GTTAGATTCCACCCGTTAAACTCAGAAATAGTTGCTAGCGGAAGTTTGGATCAGAATGTCCGCTTATGGAATGTCACAACTTCAGAGTGTATTAAATCTCATGACTTCG ATAAGCCTATTGCTTCTATGGCTTTCCATGCTGAGGGTGACCTACTTGCTGTTGCTTCTGGTCATAAG CTGCACATGTGGTACTACAATAGGAGTGGAGAGGTATCAACACCAGTTGTTGTATTGAAGACGAGGCGTTCTCTGAGAGCTGTGCACTTTCACCCTCACGGGGCTCCCTTATTCATGACCGCAGAG GTTAGTGAAATCGATCCATTAGATTCCTCAATGTCTTTAGCAACATCTGTTGGTTGCTTGAGGTATCCTCCCCCTGCTATCTTTTTCACTAGCCCTGAAAGCGACCGAGCTTCCTGGGAGTTACCTTTTATACAAGGATGGTTGATGGGTCAAGGTCATGGTGTCTCTTCTGCTCCCAACAGAGGCTCCTCCTCCGCATCTCGTTCATCCAGACCTAGTCTTGAGGCTGGAGTAGCTTTGACAGAACTACCTTGTACTGTCAAACTCAGAGTGTGGCGACATGACATTGGAGACCCATTTGCACTGATGAAATCTGACACGTGTCTTCTAACATTACCGCATGTCGTCCTTTGCAGTGAGATGGGAGCTCATTTTTCGCCGTGCGGGAGATATTTAGCAGCATGTGTTGCATGCGTTGTTCCTCATGCTGAGATAGATCCAGGACTGCAGACGCTAGCACAGCAAGATTCAGGGCTTGCAACTTCCCCGACTCAACACCCTGTCACAGCACACCAAGTCATTTACGAACTTCGTGTCTATTCTCTCCAAAAGGAAAG CTTTGGTTCAGTAATCGTGTCACGGCAAATTAGAGCTGCGCATTGCTTGACCTCTATCCAG TTCTCTCCCACCTCCGAGCACATACTGCTTGCATATGGACGGCATCATGGTTCTCTTTTGAATAGCATCGTTAGTGATGGTGAAGCTACATTACATTTTTTTACAGTGTTGGAG ATATACAGAGTTTCGGATATGGAGCTTGTGAGAGTACTCCCAAGTTCAGAGGATGAAGTGAATGTTGCTTGTTTTCATCCTTCTCCCGGAGGTGGCCTTGTTTATGGGACCAAG gaGGGTTCACTGAGGATCTTCCAGTACAATACAGGTGCAACCTCTAACTTCACTGGACCAAACACCTTTCCTGAGGAGAACGTGTCCGAGGTAGCCTAG
- the LOC108828564 gene encoding alcohol dehydrogenase class-3, whose product MATQGQVITCKAAVAYEPNKPLVIEDVQVAPPQAGEVRIKILFTALCHTDAYTWSGKDPEGLFPCILGHEAAGVVESVGEGVTEVQPGDHVIPCYQAECRECKFCKSGKTNLCGKVRSATGVGVMMNDRKSRFSVDGKPIYHFMGTSTFSQYTVVHDVSVAKIDPQAPLEKVCLLGCGVPTGLGAVWNTAKVEPGSNVAIFGLGTVGLAVAEGAKTAGATRIIGIDIDSKKYETAKKFGVNEFVNPKDHQKPIQEVIVDLTDGGVDYSFECIGNVSVMRAALECCHKGWGTSVIVGVAASGQEISTRPFQLVTGRVWKGTAFGGFKSRTQVPWLVEKYMNKEIKVDEYITHNMTLGEINKAFDLLHEGTCLRCVLSTSD is encoded by the exons ATGGCGACTCAAGGTCAGGTTATCACTTGCAAAG CTGCGGTGGCTTACGAGCCGAACAAACCTCTGGTCATCGAAGATGTCCAAGTCGCTCCTCCTCAGGCCGGTGAGGTTCGCATCAAGATCCTCTTCACCGCTCTCTGTCACACCGACGCCTACACCTGGAGCGGCAAG GATCCCGAAGGTCTCTTCCCCTGTATCCTCGGTCATGAAGCTGCTGG GGTTGTTGAGAGTGTTGGTGAAGGTGTGACTGAAGTTCAACCAGGAGACCATGTTATCCCTTGTTACCAAGCCGAGTGCCGTGAATGCAAGTTCTGCAAATCTGGCAAGACTAACCTCTGCGGCAAGGTTCGGTCCGCTACTGGTGTTGGGGTTATGATGAACGACCGTAAGAGCCGGTTCTCGGTTGATGGGAAACCCATTTATCACTTCATGGGTACCTCCACCTTTAGTCAGTACACTGTTGTTCACGATGTCAGTGTTGCCAAGATTGACCCTCAGGCTCCTTTGGAGAAAGTCTGCCTTCTTGGATGTGGTGTTCCCACTG GCCTTGGAGCTGTTTGGAACACTGCAAAAGTAGAACCTGGGTCAAATGTTGCCATCTTTGGTCTTGGCACTGTGGGACTTGCT GTTGCTGAGGGTGCAAAAACAGCTGGTGCTACTAGGATCATTGGCATTGATATCGACAGCAAGAAGTATGAAACTG CAAAGAAGTTTGGTGTTAATGAGTTTGTGAACCCAAAGGATCACCAAAAGCCCATTCAGGAAGTGATTGTCGATCTCACTGATGGAGGTGTTGACTACAGCTTTGAGTGCATCGGGAATGTCTCCGTGATGAGAGCCGCATTGGAGTGCTGTCACAAG GGATGGGGAACTTCGGTTATAGTGGGTGTTGCAGCATCAGGACAAGAGATATCCACACGACCGTTCCAACTTGTGACTGGTCGTGTGTGGAAAGGAACAGCTTTTGGTGGTTTCAAGAGTCGAACCCAAGTGCCTTGGCTCGTAGAGAAGTATATGAACAAG GAGATCAAAGTGGATGAATACATAACGCACAACATGACATTGGGAGAGATCAACAAGGCTTTTGATCTGCTGCATGAAGGCACTTGTCTTCGTTGTGTCCTTAGTACCagcgattaa
- the LOC108826641 gene encoding WD repeat-containing protein WDS homolog, with protein sequence MEVLGSKGLLKRHEFVRILIQCLYSLGYKNSASCLEHESDISCKSSEFEFLEKQVLSGGWDGCLEVLGRVFDDGGDERRDAALYLVLKQCLSEYLRRGETSLALSVLQKQAQVLRVGKERIHRLAFDVFTSKEMEPGEVADDDGGFLVRDSRRRLLAELVKLIPTPVVIPERRLEYLVESAVMNQIDTCLYHNSWGAVSLYEDHRCGRDQIPSETVQVLVAHKNEVWFVQFSDSGKYLATASSDCTAIIWKVLDDNKVELMHTLQSHKNPVSFVSWSPDDTKLLTCGNAEVLKLWDVDTGELRHTFGNNDSGFTVSSCAWFPDSTRLVCGSSDPERGIVMWDTDGNEIKAWRGTRIPKVVDLAVTPDGESMITVFSDKEIRILNLESLVERVITEEQPITSLSVSGDGKFFIVNLSSQEIHLWDLAGEWKQPLKFSGHRQSKYVIRSCFGGLDSSFIASGSEDSQVYIWNLKNKKPLEVLSGHSMTVNCVSWNPRNPRMLASASDDQTIRIWGPGKPNKPENRLDNQKQ encoded by the exons ATGGAGGTTTTAGGGTCAAAAGGTTTGCTCAAGAGACACGAATTCGTCAGGATCCTCATCCAGTGTCTCTACTCCTTAGGATACAAGAACTCCGCTTCTTGTCTGGAACACGAGTCCGACATCTCGTGCAAATCCTCTGAGTTCGAGTTTCTTGAAAAGCAAGTTTTGAGCGGGGGCTGGGATGGTTGCCTAGAGGTACTCGGCAGGGTTTTCGACGATGGCGGCGATGAGAGGAGGGACGCTGCTTTGTATCTGGTGTTGAAGCAGTGTCTGTCCGAGTATTTGAGACGAGGGGAGACTTCTCTGGCCTTGAGTGTGCTGCAGAAGCAGGCTCAGGTGTTGCGTGTTGGGAAAGAGAGGATTCACAGGCTTGCTTTCGATGTTTTTACTTCCAAAGAGATGGAACCTGGCGAAGTTGCTGACGACGACGGCGGTTTTTTGGTTCGAGATTCGAGGAGGAGGTTGTTGGCTGAGCTGGTGAAGTTGATTCCCACGCCTGTTGTTATTCCTGAGAGGAGGTTGGAGTATTTGGTTGAGTCTGCTGTGATGAACCAGATTGATACGTGTCTGTATCATAACTCGTGGGGTGCAGTGTCGCTCTATGAGGATCACCGTTGCGGTAGAGACCAAATCCCTTCAGAAACTGTTCAG GTTTTGGTGGCTCACAAAAATGAAGTTTGGTTTGTGCAATTTTCCGATAGTGGCAAGTATCTGGCAACTGCATCAAGCGATTGTACAGCTATTATATGGAAG GTATTGGATGACAACAAAGTAGAGCTGATGCACACGCTTCAGAGCCACAAAAATCCAGTTTCTTTTGTCTCGTGGAGCCCGGACGATACGAAACTGCTTACATGCGGAAACGCTGAGGTTCTCAAGCTATGGGATGTTGACACTGGTGAGTTGAGACACACCTTTGGAAACAACGATAGCGGATTCACTGTCAGCTCTTGCGCATGGTTCCCTGACTCGACTCGGCTTGTCTGCGGAAGTTCTGACCCAGAGAGAGGGATTGTAATGTGGGATACTGATGGGAACGAGATCAAAGCCTGGAGAGGAACGAGAATCCCAAAG GTGGTGGATTTGGCTGTGACGCCGGATGGAGAGAGTATGATCACAGTGTTTTCGGATAAGGAGATCAGGATCTTGAATTTGGAGTCGTTAGTGGAACGTGTTATCACTGAGGAACAGCCGATTACCTCCCTTTCGGTTTCCGGTGATGGTAAGTTCTTTATAGTCAACTTGAGCAGCCAAGAGATACATCTTTGGGATCTTGCTGGAGAGTGGAAACAGCCGTTGAAGTTTTCGGGTCACAGACAGAGCAAATACGTGATACGGTCATGTTTTGGTGGGTTGGACAGTTCGTTCATCGCCAGTGGAAGTGAGGATTCACAG GTTTACATATGGAATCTGAAGAACAAGAAACCGCTTGAAGTGTTATCAGGTCATTCCATGACTGTGAACTGTGTGAGCTGGAACCCGAGAAATCCTCGGATGCTGGCCTCTGCGAGTGATGACCAAACCATCCGTATTTGGGGGCCTGGGAAACCCAACAAGCCAGAGAACCGGTTAGATAACCAGAAACAGTAG
- the LOC108826639 gene encoding uncharacterized protein LOC108826639 isoform X2, producing MTRPTCSSQHHQSSPRSMIPPRKSVSNFHRRRGKSVLSMLAQREISPKAKFVQRKRWSKIRSFAMKQTGQSLLSWVEAESLQHLSAKNCPFELSPKSTIAASFSSDGKTLASTHGDHTVKIIDFQTGNCLKVLSGHLRTPWVVRFHPLNSEIVASGSLDQNVRLWNVTTSECIKSHDFDKPIASMAFHAEGDLLAVASGHKLHMWYYNRSGEVSTPVVVLKTRRSLRAVHFHPHGAPLFMTAEVSEIDPLDSSMSLATSVGCLRYPPPAIFFTSPESDRASWELPFIQGWLMGQGHGVSSAPNRGSSSASRSSRPSLEAGVALTELPCTVKLRVWRHDIGDPFALMKSDTCLLTLPHVVLCSEMGAHFSPCGRYLAACVACVVPHAEIDPGLQTLAQQDSGLATSPTQHPVTAHQVIYELRVYSLQKESFGSVIVSRQIRAAHCLTSIQFSPTSEHILLAYGRHHGSLLNSIVSDGEATLHFFTVLEIYRVSDMELVRVLPSSEDEVNVACFHPSPGGGLVYGTKEGSLRIFQYNTGATSNFTGPNTFPEENVSEVA from the exons ATGACTCGACCCACCTGCTCCTCCCAACATCATCAATCTTCTCCCCGCTCCATGATCCCTCCCCGCAAATCCGTCTCGAATTTCCACCGCCGCAG GGGGAAGAGCGTTTTGAGCATGCTAGCACAGAGGGAGATTTCACCTAAAGCCAAGTTTGTGCAGAGGAAACGTTGGAGTAAAATTAGATCCTTTGCTATGAAACAGACAGGACAAAGTCTTCTTTCATG GGTTGAGGCAGAGTCATTGCAGCATTTATCTGCCAAGAATTGCCCTTTTGAACTTTCTCCAAAATCAACTATTGCAGCCTCTTTTAGCTCTGATGGCAAAACTCTTGCTTCTACCCA tggtgaTCATACTGTAAAGATTATTGACTTCCAAACTGGAAACTGCTTAAAAGTTTTGAGCGGCCATCTCAGGACTCCTTGGGTG GTTAGATTCCACCCGTTAAACTCAGAAATAGTTGCTAGCGGAAGTTTGGATCAGAATGTCCGCTTATGGAATGTCACAACTTCAGAGTGTATTAAATCTCATGACTTCG ATAAGCCTATTGCTTCTATGGCTTTCCATGCTGAGGGTGACCTACTTGCTGTTGCTTCTGGTCATAAG CTGCACATGTGGTACTACAATAGGAGTGGAGAGGTATCAACACCAGTTGTTGTATTGAAGACGAGGCGTTCTCTGAGAGCTGTGCACTTTCACCCTCACGGGGCTCCCTTATTCATGACCGCAGAG GTTAGTGAAATCGATCCATTAGATTCCTCAATGTCTTTAGCAACATCTGTTGGTTGCTTGAGGTATCCTCCCCCTGCTATCTTTTTCACTAGCCCTGAAAGCGACCGAGCTTCCTGGGAGTTACCTTTTATACAAGGATGGTTGATGGGTCAAGGTCATGGTGTCTCTTCTGCTCCCAACAGAGGCTCCTCCTCCGCATCTCGTTCATCCAGACCTAGTCTTGAGGCTGGAGTAGCTTTGACAGAACTACCTTGTACTGTCAAACTCAGAGTGTGGCGACATGACATTGGAGACCCATTTGCACTGATGAAATCTGACACGTGTCTTCTAACATTACCGCATGTCGTCCTTTGCAGTGAGATGGGAGCTCATTTTTCGCCGTGCGGGAGATATTTAGCAGCATGTGTTGCATGCGTTGTTCCTCATGCTGAGATAGATCCAGGACTGCAGACGCTAGCACAGCAAGATTCAGGGCTTGCAACTTCCCCGACTCAACACCCTGTCACAGCACACCAAGTCATTTACGAACTTCGTGTCTATTCTCTCCAAAAGGAAAG CTTTGGTTCAGTAATCGTGTCACGGCAAATTAGAGCTGCGCATTGCTTGACCTCTATCCAG TTCTCTCCCACCTCCGAGCACATACTGCTTGCATATGGACGGCATCATGGTTCTCTTTTGAATAGCATCGTTAGTGATGGTGAAGCTACATTACATTTTTTTACAGTGTTGGAG ATATACAGAGTTTCGGATATGGAGCTTGTGAGAGTACTCCCAAGTTCAGAGGATGAAGTGAATGTTGCTTGTTTTCATCCTTCTCCCGGAGGTGGCCTTGTTTATGGGACCAAG gaGGGTTCACTGAGGATCTTCCAGTACAATACAGGTGCAACCTCTAACTTCACTGGACCAAACACCTTTCCTGAGGAGAACGTGTCCGAGGTAGCCTAG
- the LOC108828591 gene encoding nuclear transport factor 2: MASPYPGAMQVGSYFVGQYYQVLQKQPDLIHQFYSDTSKAIRVDGDSSETADTLLNIHNMVMSLNFTAIEVKTINSVESWEGGVLVAVSGSVKTKEFSVRRSFMQTFFLAPQEKGYFVLNDIFQFIDEGTVFYRHGDEAQLIPPNPHPEPEQPQVPDYVLEQEARDYVDAVQIKDDLVDKYSLQEEDQHHEDYEDEVEVEETPREEAVVDVVHESRAAPPEEPPVGEKSKMSYASILRVAKEAAAAPVVSTQPTYNKNAQESNEWDQPLRTPSPQVAAPQQSNASSPYVTDYGAEAEDTFGFEDFEIKSVYVRNLPSDISASEIEEEFKNFGTIKPDGVFLRTRKDVVGVCYAFVEFVDMTSVENAIKASPIYLGGRNVYIEGRRPNPAGVRGARRGGRGRGGGYPTEAPRGRFGSSRVAGRGNQDGGGDYRPRGNGYSNRGGR; encoded by the exons ATGGCGAGTCCTTATCCCGGAGCGATGCAGGTGGGTTCGTACTTCGTGGGACAGTACTACCAAGTGTTGCAGAAGCAGCCTGATCTCATCCACCAGTTTTACTCCGACACTAGCAAAGCCATCCGCGTCGATGGTGACTCCAGCGAAACCGCCGATACTTTGCTG AATATTCATAACATGGTCATGTCACTGAACTTCACTGCGATCGAAGTGAAGACAATCAATTCGGTTGAGTCATGGGAAGGTGGTGTGCTCGTTGCTGTCTCGGGATCCGTGAAGACAAAGGAGTTTAGCGTCAGGAGGAGTTTCATGCAGACTTTCTTTCTCGCTCCTCAGGAGAAGGGTTACTTTGTTCTCAATGATATTTTTCAGTTCATCGATGAGGGAACTGTCTTCTATCGTCACGGGGACGAGGCTCAGCTCATCCCTCCAAACCCTCATCCAGAACCAGAACAACCTCAAG TTCCTGACTATGTTTTGGAGCAAGAGGCGAGAGACTATGTGGATGCTGTCCAAATCAAAGATGATCTTGTGGATAAGTACAGTCTGCAAGAGGAGGACCAGCATCATGAAGATTACGAGGATGAAGTTGAGGTTGAGGAAACACCTAGGGAGGAAGCTGTGGTTGATGTCGTCCATGAATCTCGTGCTGCACCTCCAGAGGAACCACCCGTTGGTGAAAAATCCAAGATGAGTTATGCTTCCATT TTACGGGTTGCAAAGGAAGCAGCTGCTGCGCCTGTTGTTTCTACACAGCCAACATATAACAAGAACGCTCAAGAGAGTAATGAGTGGGATCAACCACTGAGGACTCCTTCCCCTCAGGTGGCTGCTCCTCAGCAATCAAACGCTTCGTCACCATATGTTACCGACTATGGAGCAGAGGCGGAAGATACCTTCGGGTTTGAGGACT TTGAGATCAAATCAGTGTACGTTAGGAATTTGCCTTCCGACATATCTGCTTCTGAAATCGAGGAAGAGTTTAAGAACTTCGGTACAATCAAGCCTGACGGTGTTTTCCTCAGAACCCGCAag GATGTTGTTGGTGTTTGCTACGCTTTTGTTGAGTTTGTGGACATGACTTCCGTCGAGAATGCTATAAAG gcTTCTCCAATATACTTGGGTGGAAGGAACGTATACATTGAAGGACGAAGACCTAACCCAGCTGGTGTTCGCGGAGCAA GAAGAGGAGGACGCGGAAGGGGTGGTGGTTACCCAACAGAAGCACCAAGAGGCCGGTTTGGTTCTTCCCGTGTGGCCGGGAGAGGAAACCAGGATGGAGGTGGTGACTATAGGCCAAGAGGCAACGGTTACAGCAACCGTGGTGGTCGCTAA
- the LOC108824347 gene encoding mitochondrial import receptor subunit TOM9-2, with the protein MMAKRIGGTGKNRGEDSTILGRISNSEIVSHGRRAAGEAVGVSKKLLWSTGKAAWIAGTTFLILVVPLIIEMDREAQLNEIDLQQASLLGAPAQPMQRGF; encoded by the coding sequence ATGATGGCGAAGAGAATCGGTGGAACCGGGAAAAATAGGGGGGAAGACTCAACCATCTTGGGGAGGATCTCCAACTCCGAGATCGTATCTCACGGAAGACGCGCCGCCGGAGAAGCCGTCGGAGTGTCGAAGAAATTGCTGTGGAGCACCGGAAAAGCGGCGTGGATCGCTGGTACGACGTTTCTCATCCTCGTTGTTCCGTTGATCATCGAGATGGATCGTGAAGCGCAGCTCAACGAAATAGATCTTCAACAGGCTAGTCTCCTCGGAGCTCCGGCGCAGCCTATGCAAAGGGGTTTCTAG